One window from the genome of Polynucleobacter sp. MWH-Svant-W18 encodes:
- a CDS encoding phage holin family protein yields the protein MSQENLLSSIKNLAATGASIAQTRLELLSVDVQIARNKFISLLVMIVCALFFLFFGLVMLALFIVIYSWESDRMTALGLLTGAFISIGLILAALITQSLRTMPKLFEASIAELAKDREALSK from the coding sequence ATGTCCCAAGAAAACCTACTTTCATCTATTAAGAATCTTGCGGCCACTGGCGCATCCATTGCCCAGACTCGACTCGAGCTGCTATCTGTTGATGTGCAAATTGCCCGAAACAAATTCATTAGCCTGTTGGTGATGATTGTGTGCGCTTTATTCTTCCTTTTCTTCGGCTTAGTCATGCTGGCGCTATTTATCGTAATCTACAGTTGGGAGTCTGATCGAATGACTGCCCTCGGCTTGCTTACTGGCGCCTTTATATCCATCGGACTGATCTTGGCAGCCTTAATTACACAATCTTTGCGCACGATGCCCAAGTTATTTGAAGCCTCTATTGCTGAATTGGCTAAGGATCGTGAGGCTCTCTCAAAATGA
- a CDS encoding YqjK-like family protein, protein MSEQLKALELRRHQLMLQANKERKEFGEHFEPWEKPLSWADKGVDAIQFLKSNPILWTSAFAALAHYKPKLAGKVIAVGWGAVKLLKGAKKLI, encoded by the coding sequence ATGAGTGAGCAGTTAAAAGCGCTAGAGTTGCGTCGCCACCAGCTGATGCTGCAGGCTAATAAAGAGCGTAAGGAATTTGGTGAACACTTTGAGCCCTGGGAAAAGCCGCTCTCATGGGCCGATAAGGGCGTTGATGCCATTCAATTTCTGAAAAGTAATCCGATTCTTTGGACTAGTGCATTTGCAGCGCTGGCCCATTACAAACCCAAGTTGGCTGGCAAGGTAATCGCAGTGGGTTGGGGTGCAGTCAAACTGCTCAAGGGTGCAAAGAAGCTTATTTAA
- a CDS encoding adenine phosphoribosyltransferase: protein MNLLDYLPGVPDFPKPGIMFRDISPLLANPAAFQNAIAQMAGLAQGFDYTHILGIESRGFIFGSALAHVTNKGLALARKPNKLPLASHKEFYGLEYGSDSLEIQQSTLPANAKVLIIDDVLATGGTIIAADKLLRSAGFQVGGAITLLEISFLNGKQLLDQNGISNKSVLTS from the coding sequence ATGAATTTATTAGATTATCTACCCGGAGTGCCCGACTTCCCAAAACCGGGAATTATGTTTCGAGATATCTCCCCCTTATTAGCTAATCCAGCAGCTTTCCAAAATGCGATTGCCCAAATGGCGGGGCTTGCACAAGGCTTTGATTACACCCATATTTTGGGTATTGAATCCCGTGGCTTTATTTTTGGCTCAGCCTTAGCGCATGTCACCAACAAAGGCTTGGCTCTAGCCAGAAAACCCAATAAGCTCCCCCTGGCAAGCCATAAAGAATTCTATGGCCTGGAGTATGGTTCTGATTCGCTAGAAATTCAGCAATCTACCCTGCCTGCTAATGCAAAAGTCTTAATTATTGATGATGTTCTGGCCACAGGTGGCACGATCATTGCAGCAGATAAGTTATTACGTAGCGCAGGATTTCAAGTTGGTGGCGCAATTACCTTGCTTGAAATTAGCTTTTTAAATGGGAAACAACTACTTGACCAAAATGGCATCAGTAACAAATCGGTGCTGACAAGTTAA
- a CDS encoding 5'-methylthioadenosine nucleosidase yields MADMKTELLIITALESELNSDALPAGLEIIYSGVGKINAALMTAKAIHQFNPSKIINFGTVGKINPQLDDLVGIGKVIQRDMMAEPLAPRGETPFCNRPSEYLSTGEYVCGSGDSFVTGKDPWLLSQGVDVVDMELFAIAYVANHHQIPWHSYKYISDDANENSGDVWHQKVNHGQELFLNQLKQMLS; encoded by the coding sequence ATGGCAGATATGAAAACAGAATTACTTATTATCACAGCATTAGAATCCGAGCTCAACTCGGATGCTCTTCCAGCAGGCCTGGAGATTATTTACTCTGGAGTTGGAAAAATTAATGCGGCATTGATGACCGCTAAGGCGATTCATCAATTTAATCCAAGCAAAATCATTAATTTTGGTACTGTCGGAAAGATTAACCCCCAGCTCGATGATTTGGTCGGCATTGGAAAGGTCATTCAACGTGACATGATGGCAGAACCTCTAGCGCCGCGTGGGGAAACACCATTCTGTAATCGACCTTCAGAATACCTTTCTACTGGAGAGTATGTATGTGGATCGGGCGACAGCTTTGTTACAGGCAAAGATCCTTGGTTACTTAGCCAGGGAGTGGATGTGGTGGACATGGAGTTATTTGCGATAGCCTACGTTGCCAATCACCACCAGATTCCATGGCACTCCTATAAATATATTTCTGATGATGCGAATGAGAACTCAGGTGATGTCTGGCATCAAAAGGTAAATCACGGTCAAGAATTATTCTTAAATCAACTCAAGCAAATGTTAAGTTAA
- a CDS encoding AMP-binding protein, whose product MAEISKPWLKHYPEGVPHEIAPLEHTSLIDFLDQCLEHFSKRKAVEAMGKFFSYRELDKLSKDFASYLQTLHLEKGARVALMYPNVIEYLVAMIGTLRAGYVVVNINPLYTARELEAQLEDSGAAVLVMMENFAHVYQQIKPLACIQKVIVSSPGDLMGFKGHLINWIARDIKKLIPPWEFTHIAFKEALKTGSQHHFIRPSIDLDDIAFLQYTGGTTGTSKGAILLHRNVLSNVMQIEVWLDPALKQKPEQQLVFLCALPMTHIFALTACAMLGITKGGLLVLVPNPRDITGFIKLLIKHPNINIFPGVNTLFHALIHRPEFKKVKLPHLLVTIGGGMAVHQKTADHWQALTGVPIAQGYGLSETSPVVCVNTPLEKHFTGHIGMPLPSTQLAILDDDGVELPQGTPGEIAIKGPQVMAGYWNKPDETKHCMTVDGFFKSGDIGLISPEGYVEIVDRKKDMIVVAGYKVFPNDVEDHLVQMNGIKECAVIGVPHRKLGEIVKAYVVRDNHHLTEADILQYCKEHMTSYKRPRKVVFINELPKSIVGKILRRELRDQ is encoded by the coding sequence ATGGCTGAGATATCTAAGCCCTGGTTAAAGCACTACCCAGAAGGCGTTCCACATGAGATCGCACCGCTAGAACATACTTCGCTGATAGACTTCCTCGATCAATGTCTTGAGCATTTTAGTAAACGCAAAGCCGTTGAGGCGATGGGTAAGTTTTTCTCATACCGAGAGCTCGATAAACTTTCAAAAGACTTTGCCTCATATCTGCAAACGCTTCACCTAGAAAAGGGTGCAAGGGTGGCATTAATGTATCCCAATGTCATTGAGTATCTGGTTGCCATGATTGGCACACTGCGGGCAGGTTATGTAGTCGTGAATATCAACCCGCTGTACACGGCACGAGAACTCGAAGCTCAGCTAGAAGATAGTGGGGCAGCAGTTCTAGTAATGATGGAGAACTTTGCGCACGTTTATCAACAAATCAAGCCATTAGCTTGCATTCAGAAGGTGATTGTCAGTAGCCCAGGGGACTTAATGGGTTTCAAAGGGCATTTGATTAATTGGATTGCAAGAGACATCAAGAAGCTGATTCCCCCTTGGGAATTTACGCATATTGCATTTAAAGAGGCTCTCAAAACCGGCAGCCAGCATCATTTCATACGGCCCTCTATTGACTTAGATGACATTGCCTTTTTGCAATACACCGGAGGCACGACAGGCACTTCAAAGGGTGCCATCTTGCTTCACAGAAATGTTTTATCCAATGTGATGCAGATAGAGGTTTGGCTTGATCCAGCACTTAAACAAAAACCAGAACAACAGTTAGTCTTTCTGTGTGCATTACCGATGACCCATATTTTTGCGCTTACTGCATGCGCTATGCTGGGTATTACTAAAGGTGGCTTGCTGGTTTTAGTGCCTAATCCACGCGACATTACTGGCTTTATCAAATTGCTCATCAAGCATCCGAATATTAATATCTTCCCCGGTGTCAATACACTATTTCATGCGTTGATACATCGGCCAGAGTTTAAGAAGGTCAAGCTACCCCATCTATTAGTGACGATCGGTGGTGGTATGGCGGTGCATCAAAAAACAGCTGATCATTGGCAGGCTCTAACAGGAGTACCCATTGCACAAGGCTATGGCCTCTCAGAAACCTCTCCTGTAGTGTGTGTGAACACGCCTTTGGAAAAGCATTTCACAGGGCATATTGGCATGCCCTTACCCAGTACACAGCTTGCCATTTTGGATGATGACGGAGTTGAGCTCCCACAAGGCACTCCCGGTGAAATTGCCATTAAGGGTCCTCAAGTCATGGCAGGCTATTGGAATAAGCCCGATGAGACTAAGCACTGTATGACAGTAGATGGTTTCTTTAAGTCTGGTGATATTGGACTCATTAGCCCTGAAGGCTACGTCGAAATTGTTGATCGTAAGAAAGACATGATTGTGGTGGCTGGATATAAGGTGTTTCCAAACGATGTAGAAGATCACCTAGTACAAATGAATGGCATTAAAGAGTGCGCTGTGATCGGCGTACCGCATCGCAAATTGGGCGAGATTGTCAAAGCTTATGTGGTGAGAGATAACCACCATCTGACGGAAGCCGATATCTTGCAATACTGCAAAGAGCATATGACGAGCTACAAACGACCCAGAAAAGTGGTCTTCATTAATGAGCTACCAAAATCCATCGTGGGTAAGATCTTGCGCCGAGAGCTTAGAGATCAATAA
- a CDS encoding transporter encodes MLLRNLFWVCVFGLASTSSQAQEIEARAYSNAPIGMSFITGGIAQAKSGSYTLTTEAVSLTHVIDVAGQSGRLSLVLPYSELSGTGTISGQAINASAEGLSDPVIKASVNLYGAPALSLNDFKNYQQDLIIGASLAATIPWGKYNNNQIVNVGGNRSVIQPGIGASQAVGPWRFELAGMASIFTSNTNYLGSNTLSQNPVYSTETHVIYYFPNTAWISGDATYFFGGQKYVNGLPAGSAQENWRFGSTFSYPINQHNSIRLTGSTGVYSNTNTSYNALGVSWQYRWD; translated from the coding sequence GTGTTGCTCAGAAATCTTTTCTGGGTCTGCGTCTTTGGATTGGCATCCACCTCCTCCCAGGCTCAAGAAATCGAAGCGCGTGCGTATTCCAATGCTCCCATTGGAATGAGCTTTATCACTGGCGGCATTGCCCAAGCAAAAAGCGGCTCCTATACATTAACCACTGAAGCAGTTAGTCTTACCCATGTGATTGACGTTGCCGGTCAATCAGGAAGATTGAGCCTCGTACTCCCCTACTCAGAGTTATCGGGTACCGGTACTATCAGTGGCCAAGCAATCAATGCATCTGCCGAAGGCCTTTCAGACCCCGTCATCAAGGCCTCAGTCAATTTATATGGTGCACCCGCGCTCTCACTCAATGATTTTAAAAACTATCAACAAGACCTCATTATTGGCGCTAGTTTGGCGGCAACGATTCCTTGGGGGAAGTACAACAATAATCAGATAGTCAATGTTGGTGGAAATCGTTCTGTCATACAGCCTGGAATTGGAGCATCACAAGCAGTCGGTCCATGGCGTTTTGAATTAGCCGGCATGGCTTCCATTTTTACGAGCAATACAAACTATCTGGGGAGCAACACTCTTTCCCAGAATCCAGTCTATTCCACTGAAACCCATGTGATTTATTACTTTCCCAATACCGCTTGGATTTCTGGCGATGCCACCTACTTCTTTGGGGGGCAAAAATATGTCAATGGTTTACCAGCAGGAAGCGCACAAGAAAACTGGCGCTTTGGGAGCACCTTCTCCTATCCCATTAATCAACATAACTCAATTCGCTTAACCGGCAGCACTGGGGTTTACTCAAATACCAATACTAGCTACAACGCACTTGGCGTATCTTGGCAATATCGTTGGGATTAA
- a CDS encoding U32 family peptidase, with amino-acid sequence MNKTPELLAPAGSLAMLRTAFEFGADAIYAGQPRYSLRVRNNDFGKIEVLKQGIDTAHELGKKFYLVSNLLPHGAKTRTYIKDMSPVVALKPDALIMSDPGLIMMAREAWPDMPVHLSVQANTVNGASAKFWRSVGISRVILSRELSFDEIEEVRQDCPEMELEVFVHGALCIAYSGRCLLSGYMSHRDSNQGACTNACRWDYKVKPGQQNSNGDVVLLQEARRPDELMPMEEDEHGTYIMNSKDLRAVEHIERLTKMGVDSFKIEGRTKSPYYVSRTCQAYRSAIDDAVAGKPFNTTLLGNLEGLANRGYTDGFYERHHDKDYQLYMRGHSLSGRSLYVGETLEVDATGRVKVDVKNRFAIGDKLEIIEPQGNQDIVLDAMWNLNGEPIDVAPGSGHFVWIKLPLRSKHAFIARYTQEPAPIEVSSSCSSGESCCNA; translated from the coding sequence ATGAATAAGACGCCAGAACTTTTAGCACCGGCCGGCAGCCTAGCTATGCTGCGCACCGCTTTTGAATTCGGAGCAGATGCAATTTATGCTGGTCAGCCACGTTATTCCTTGCGGGTTCGTAATAATGACTTTGGCAAGATCGAAGTGCTCAAACAAGGCATCGATACCGCCCATGAATTGGGAAAAAAGTTTTACCTAGTTTCTAACTTATTGCCGCATGGCGCAAAGACGCGCACCTATATCAAGGATATGTCGCCAGTCGTTGCCCTAAAACCCGATGCGCTCATCATGTCTGATCCTGGTTTGATCATGATGGCGAGAGAAGCTTGGCCTGATATGCCTGTTCATTTATCGGTACAAGCAAATACTGTCAATGGTGCATCTGCTAAGTTCTGGCGCTCAGTTGGAATTAGTCGCGTCATCTTGTCGCGTGAGCTTTCTTTTGATGAGATCGAAGAAGTTCGTCAAGACTGCCCTGAGATGGAACTTGAGGTATTTGTGCATGGTGCCTTATGTATTGCCTACTCTGGCCGCTGCCTCTTATCGGGCTATATGTCGCATCGCGACTCCAACCAAGGTGCTTGCACTAATGCCTGTCGCTGGGACTACAAGGTGAAGCCTGGGCAGCAAAATAGCAATGGTGATGTCGTTCTCCTACAAGAAGCCAGAAGGCCTGATGAATTGATGCCAATGGAAGAAGATGAGCATGGCACTTACATCATGAACTCAAAAGATTTGCGTGCGGTGGAACATATCGAGCGACTCACCAAAATGGGTGTGGACTCTTTCAAGATTGAGGGTCGCACCAAGTCACCTTATTACGTCTCTCGTACATGCCAAGCGTATCGCTCAGCGATTGATGATGCGGTTGCTGGCAAACCGTTTAATACCACCCTGCTTGGTAACCTTGAAGGTCTAGCTAATCGTGGTTACACCGATGGTTTTTATGAGCGTCACCACGATAAGGATTACCAGCTCTATATGAGAGGCCACTCTCTCTCCGGTAGAAGCCTCTATGTTGGCGAGACTCTGGAAGTTGATGCTACAGGTCGCGTCAAAGTTGATGTCAAAAATCGCTTTGCGATTGGTGACAAACTCGAAATCATCGAACCACAAGGAAATCAAGATATTGTTTTAGACGCCATGTGGAATCTCAATGGTGAGCCGATTGATGTTGCACCGGGATCTGGTCACTTTGTGTGGATCAAGCTCCCATTAAGAAGCAAACATGCCTTTATTGCACGCTACACCCAAGAGCCTGCTCCTATTGAAGTAAGCTCCTCCTGCTCTAGCGGCGAATCTTGCTGTAACGCCTAA
- the thiD gene encoding bifunctional hydroxymethylpyrimidine kinase/phosphomethylpyrimidine kinase, whose product MRSPHPTSVQIPKVLTIAGSDSGGGAGLQADLKVITALGGFGMSVITAITAQNTLGVTRIQDVDLDVVEAQMDAVLLDIGADIVKIGMLASPEIVRTVAQSLRRHGIKRIVLDPVLRATSGASLGGDDTAQAMIAELFPMATLITPNMDEAALLLGHDITGANDFQLAAQELLEMGPQAVLIKGGHLDATHTQITDFLLWKTLEDGLEVIQSKAFKHDRVDTLNTHGTGCSLASAIATYLADGHDLSHAVAKAIAYVEAGLEAGRFLSIGEGPGPLWHMHDFYPTAMPGEPKS is encoded by the coding sequence ATGCGCTCACCTCATCCCACATCCGTACAGATCCCCAAAGTACTGACTATTGCTGGCTCGGACAGTGGCGGCGGGGCAGGCTTACAGGCTGACCTCAAGGTCATTACAGCTCTAGGCGGATTTGGCATGTCGGTGATTACTGCCATTACGGCACAAAATACGCTGGGCGTGACACGGATTCAGGATGTGGATTTGGATGTCGTTGAAGCACAAATGGATGCGGTTCTATTGGACATCGGCGCAGATATTGTCAAGATTGGGATGTTGGCTAGCCCAGAAATCGTGCGCACTGTCGCTCAATCTTTACGTCGCCATGGCATCAAACGCATTGTGCTTGACCCTGTATTGCGCGCTACTTCAGGTGCAAGTTTGGGTGGTGATGACACGGCACAGGCGATGATTGCTGAGTTATTTCCGATGGCAACACTGATCACTCCCAATATGGATGAGGCTGCTTTGTTATTAGGTCACGATATTACTGGAGCGAATGATTTCCAATTGGCCGCACAAGAATTACTCGAGATGGGGCCACAAGCGGTATTGATCAAAGGCGGACATTTGGATGCAACGCATACTCAAATCACGGATTTTCTGTTGTGGAAAACGCTTGAAGATGGACTCGAAGTCATTCAATCGAAGGCGTTCAAACACGATCGCGTTGATACACTCAATACCCATGGCACAGGTTGTTCTCTAGCTTCAGCGATTGCAACCTATTTAGCTGACGGTCATGATTTGAGTCATGCAGTGGCAAAGGCGATAGCTTATGTGGAAGCAGGTTTGGAGGCAGGTCGTTTCTTAAGTATTGGCGAGGGTCCAGGACCCCTGTGGCATATGCACGATTTCTACCCAACAGCCATGCCTGGAGAACCCAAGTCTTAG
- the thiE gene encoding thiamine phosphate synthase, whose product MSLIRDLADQIVAAHRNDDLCLPIPRFTLDRPPPRIDNEAAADHYELAGALAAIEMGFIESDAKTLGKAWSRMAQGDGGFNALKWPNRPEHFDLLPWTRNMNPNAFAECPKRLGLYGVMPDADWVKRMVEAELPTVQLRYKSDDKSKIRKQIREAVKAVEGSKTLLFINDYWDEAIDAGAYGVHLGQEDLATADLAEIRSAGLRLGLSTHGYAEMTYADRFCPSYIAMGAIFPTNLKKMATAPQGLGRLYQYAKLMSHYPLVAIGGIDQDSIRAVAKSGVGSIAVVRAITEAKDPKAAVKHLQELMRN is encoded by the coding sequence ATGAGCCTCATTCGCGATCTTGCCGATCAAATTGTTGCTGCCCATCGCAATGATGATTTATGTCTGCCGATTCCTCGGTTTACTCTAGATAGACCACCCCCAAGAATTGATAATGAAGCAGCAGCCGATCATTACGAGCTCGCTGGTGCCCTGGCTGCCATTGAGATGGGGTTTATTGAATCTGATGCAAAGACCCTAGGTAAAGCTTGGTCACGTATGGCCCAAGGTGATGGTGGATTTAATGCTCTGAAGTGGCCTAATCGTCCAGAGCATTTTGATTTACTGCCATGGACTCGCAATATGAACCCCAATGCCTTTGCAGAATGCCCCAAGCGTTTAGGCTTGTATGGTGTGATGCCTGATGCAGATTGGGTCAAGCGCATGGTCGAAGCAGAACTACCAACTGTACAGTTACGCTATAAGTCAGATGACAAATCCAAAATCCGCAAGCAAATTCGGGAAGCGGTGAAAGCCGTTGAGGGAAGCAAGACCCTGCTATTCATCAATGACTATTGGGATGAAGCGATTGATGCTGGAGCCTACGGCGTTCACTTAGGTCAAGAAGATTTAGCGACAGCTGACCTTGCAGAAATTCGGTCTGCAGGATTAAGGCTAGGCTTGAGCACGCATGGTTATGCTGAGATGACTTATGCCGACCGTTTTTGCCCGAGCTATATTGCCATGGGCGCAATCTTCCCTACGAATTTGAAGAAGATGGCTACTGCCCCACAAGGCTTGGGTCGTTTATATCAATATGCCAAACTTATGAGCCACTATCCACTGGTTGCCATCGGTGGCATTGATCAAGATAGTATTCGTGCAGTAGCCAAAAGTGGGGTTGGCTCTATCGCAGTGGTCAGAGCAATCACTGAAGCTAAAGATCCAAAAGCGGCAGTCAAACACTTACAAGAATTAATGCGCAACTAA
- a CDS encoding thiazole synthase has protein sequence MTATLSNHLNETDSLILYGERFASRLLLGTSRYPSPQVLENAVSASNPAMITVSLRRQGSSTTEAHSGFWDLLKKMAVPVLPNTAGCHSPQEVITTAQMAREVFETDWIKLELIGDDYTLQPDTLRLVQTAETLIKDGFKVLPYCTEDLILCQRLVDVGCQAVMPWAAPIGTGQGPLNPYAMKLLRDRLGVPLLVDAGLGLPSHACAVMEWGFDGVLLNTAVALADDPVVMAKAFAMAVDAGRAAYLSGAMKPQASAQASTPLVGTPFWHQTSPHSVD, from the coding sequence ATGACAGCAACTTTATCCAATCATCTCAATGAGACTGACTCCTTGATTCTTTACGGCGAGCGCTTTGCGAGTCGTTTGTTGCTGGGTACGTCCCGCTACCCTTCACCGCAAGTATTGGAGAACGCTGTCTCAGCATCCAATCCAGCGATGATTACCGTGAGCTTGCGTCGGCAAGGTAGCTCTACAACTGAGGCACACAGTGGCTTTTGGGATCTCTTGAAAAAGATGGCCGTACCTGTTTTGCCTAATACTGCAGGTTGTCACAGCCCTCAAGAAGTGATTACAACGGCGCAGATGGCCCGTGAAGTATTTGAGACCGATTGGATTAAGTTAGAGCTGATTGGTGACGATTACACCTTACAACCAGATACTTTACGCTTAGTCCAAACTGCGGAGACTTTAATTAAAGATGGTTTTAAGGTTTTGCCTTATTGCACTGAAGATCTTATTTTGTGCCAGCGCTTAGTCGATGTGGGATGTCAGGCAGTGATGCCATGGGCCGCACCCATAGGTACTGGCCAAGGGCCTTTGAATCCCTATGCTATGAAACTCTTGCGCGATCGTCTTGGAGTTCCGCTACTTGTAGATGCTGGTCTAGGACTGCCATCACACGCCTGTGCAGTCATGGAATGGGGCTTTGATGGCGTCTTATTAAATACGGCTGTGGCTCTGGCAGATGATCCTGTAGTAATGGCAAAAGCGTTTGCAATGGCGGTTGATGCAGGTAGAGCAGCATATCTATCTGGCGCCATGAAACCACAAGCGTCTGCTCAAGCTAGCACTCCTCTGGTAGGAACGCCGTTTTGGCATCAGACTTCACCCCATTCAGTAGATTGA
- the thiS gene encoding sulfur carrier protein ThiS, producing MRVIVNQTEYELPQRSMISDALALIDAKPPYAVAVNLHFVPKTQHAEFALNENDHIEVIAPVTGG from the coding sequence ATGCGTGTAATCGTCAATCAAACGGAATATGAACTTCCTCAAAGAAGCATGATCTCAGATGCCTTGGCGCTTATTGATGCTAAGCCACCCTATGCCGTGGCCGTCAATTTACATTTTGTTCCCAAGACTCAGCATGCAGAATTTGCACTCAATGAGAATGATCACATTGAAGTCATCGCCCCGGTTACTGGTGGTTAA
- a CDS encoding FAD-dependent oxidoreductase, producing the protein MIVNSATFSNSKYAIVGGGLMGRLLAVALAQKGAQIDLFEQGSSDASGSAARIAAAMLAPLAESAITEDSVVRMGIHSLPRWKELIEQLSTPVFFQQDGTLILWHHQDASEAERFTAHLEKNCRNNAQLKSVVKLDAAAVHNLEPGVANRFKQGLYLPDEGQLDNRQLLNALRIELENLHVQCHWNTTIDPEDLRKDISFRAVIDCRGTGAKEAWVNSSNSLRGVRGEVIRLHAPEVKLRRPTRLIHPRYPIYIAPKENDIYVVGATEIESDDRSEMSVRSAMELLSAVYTVHSGFAEARILEMATQCRPTLKNNLPEIQSRKDTGLADLIMINGLYRHGFMISPAILDCTLELLALGDSHTATELGLRVIYQSKQEKVAVCV; encoded by the coding sequence TTGATTGTGAATAGCGCAACCTTTTCGAACAGCAAGTACGCCATTGTCGGTGGCGGTCTAATGGGCCGTCTACTGGCAGTTGCTCTTGCTCAGAAAGGTGCTCAGATTGATCTTTTTGAGCAAGGTAGTAGCGATGCGAGCGGGTCAGCTGCTCGTATTGCCGCAGCCATGCTGGCTCCGCTGGCAGAATCGGCAATTACCGAAGATTCTGTAGTGCGCATGGGGATTCATAGTCTGCCGCGCTGGAAAGAATTGATTGAACAGCTCTCAACTCCCGTATTTTTTCAACAAGACGGCACATTAATCCTCTGGCACCATCAAGATGCCAGTGAGGCTGAGCGATTTACGGCCCATCTTGAAAAAAATTGTCGCAACAATGCACAACTAAAGTCAGTCGTAAAACTGGATGCTGCTGCAGTCCATAATCTTGAGCCTGGTGTTGCCAATCGATTTAAACAGGGATTGTATTTACCTGATGAAGGTCAACTCGATAATCGACAGCTATTAAATGCACTACGCATTGAGTTAGAAAATTTGCATGTTCAGTGCCATTGGAATACCACTATTGATCCAGAAGATCTGCGCAAAGATATTTCATTTCGAGCCGTGATTGATTGTCGCGGCACAGGTGCAAAAGAAGCCTGGGTAAATTCAAGCAATAGTCTGAGAGGGGTACGGGGTGAAGTGATTCGCTTGCATGCTCCCGAGGTCAAGTTGAGAAGGCCAACCCGCCTTATCCACCCGCGCTACCCTATCTATATCGCCCCCAAGGAAAATGATATTTATGTCGTTGGGGCTACTGAAATCGAGTCTGATGATCGTTCAGAGATGAGTGTGCGCTCAGCCATGGAATTACTCAGCGCTGTCTATACCGTTCACAGTGGATTTGCTGAAGCCCGCATTTTAGAGATGGCGACTCAATGCCGCCCCACCTTGAAAAATAATCTTCCAGAGATTCAATCTCGTAAAGATACAGGGCTTGCTGATTTGATCATGATCAACGGCTTATATCGTCATGGTTTTATGATTTCGCCAGCCATCTTAGATTGCACCTTAGAGCTTCTTGCTTTGGGTGATAGCCATACCGCAACAGAGTTGGGTTTGCGCGTGATTTATCAATCCAAGCAAGAGAAAGTGGCTGTATGCGTGTAA